Proteins found in one Helicobacter colisuis genomic segment:
- a CDS encoding carboxymuconolactone decarboxylase family protein, with protein MNTLTPQAKENLQKLFGTSALPKEDLEFFTNYANFAFDEVWQKSNLKENERLLLILASLVALSAKEEFEIMLKATLKSKINPIAIKEIIYQATPYVGIAKVADALVITNKIFKQQGVKLPLESQSTTNQQNRREKGFEIQKNIFGTAIEKRYDSTPVHKKHINEFLSANCFGDYYTRKGLDLAFRELITFVYLISMGGVEPQVKAHIQGNLNMGNDKTKLIAVVTALVPYIGYPKSLNALNAIDEIAK; from the coding sequence ATGAATACCCTAACACCACAAGCTAAAGAAAATTTACAAAAACTTTTTGGCACTAGTGCCTTACCAAAAGAGGATTTAGAATTTTTTACCAATTATGCCAATTTTGCTTTTGATGAAGTTTGGCAAAAGTCAAATTTAAAAGAAAATGAAAGACTTTTGCTTATTCTAGCTTCTCTAGTAGCCCTATCTGCAAAAGAAGAATTTGAGATTATGTTAAAGGCAACTTTAAAGAGTAAAATAAATCCCATAGCAATTAAAGAAATTATTTACCAAGCCACCCCCTATGTTGGGATAGCAAAGGTAGCAGATGCTTTAGTCATTACAAACAAAATCTTTAAACAACAAGGAGTAAAACTACCTTTAGAATCTCAAAGCACCACTAACCAACAAAATCGCAGAGAAAAAGGTTTTGAAATACAAAAAAATATCTTTGGTACAGCCATAGAAAAAAGGTATGATTCCACACCTGTTCATAAAAAACATATCAATGAATTTTTAAGTGCAAATTGCTTTGGCGATTATTACACGCGAAAAGGATTGGATCTGGCTTTTAGAGAGCTTATAACCTTTGTTTATCTAATCTCTATGGGGGGAGTAGAACCTCAAGTCAAAGCCCATATACAAGGAAATTTAAATATGGGAAATGACAAAACAAAGCTCATCGCAGTAGTCACTGCTTTAGTCCCATACATAGGCTATCCAAAAAGCTTAAATGCCCTTAATGCCATTGATGAAATAGCAAAATAA
- a CDS encoding multidrug effflux MFS transporter, giving the protein MQKQTSLKGFKKFNLIIILAFMSSLAPLSTDMYLPALGEVQKSFSTNSFYTQLSLASFFIAFALGQLLYGPLSDIYGRKKPLYLGILLFILSSLACISFDSIYTFIFFRFLEALGGCAGVVIARAIVNDNFELKEAASVFALMMVISSLVPMLSPGLGSILLDYFSWKSIFAVLFGLGIFLLLLIFLGLNNIKENTASLKFNSKEIFNNYIKILKDRRFKIYVFSSSFAMATIFAYITGSSYVFIDYYGLSEKSYGILFGINAANFMIFANINARIVRRYSPYYVLPFSFTTMFGIALLLTIAGFFDLGFLVFEILLFFMIGMLGFIIPNTTTLAMARFKENSGSASAILGAIQFTLAGGISFVVSYLEANSPLPLALIITICLIIACRIYLLLNAKRIKQYKRQWGLK; this is encoded by the coding sequence ATGCAAAAGCAAACTAGCTTAAAAGGATTTAAGAAATTCAATCTTATTATTATTTTGGCATTTATGTCATCTCTTGCACCTCTTTCTACAGATATGTATTTGCCTGCCCTAGGAGAAGTGCAAAAATCATTTTCTACAAACTCTTTTTATACACAGCTTTCTTTAGCAAGTTTTTTCATTGCTTTTGCACTAGGACAATTACTTTATGGACCGCTTAGCGATATTTATGGGCGCAAAAAACCACTTTATTTGGGAATCTTACTTTTTATACTCTCAAGCCTTGCGTGTATTAGCTTTGATTCCATTTACACCTTTATCTTTTTTCGCTTTTTAGAAGCTCTAGGGGGTTGCGCTGGTGTAGTTATTGCAAGGGCAATTGTGAATGATAACTTCGAACTTAAAGAAGCTGCAAGCGTTTTTGCTCTTATGATGGTTATTTCTTCTTTAGTTCCAATGCTCTCACCAGGACTTGGAAGTATTTTGCTAGATTATTTTTCGTGGAAAAGTATTTTTGCGGTATTGTTTGGGCTTGGAATCTTTTTGCTTCTTCTTATTTTTTTAGGACTTAATAACATAAAAGAAAATACAGCTTCTCTTAAATTTAACTCTAAAGAAATTTTTAACAACTATATCAAAATACTCAAAGATCGCCGCTTTAAAATCTATGTTTTTTCCTCTAGCTTTGCTATGGCTACAATATTTGCCTATATCACTGGATCATCGTATGTTTTTATAGATTATTATGGTTTGAGTGAGAAAAGCTATGGGATTCTTTTTGGTATCAACGCAGCAAACTTTATGATATTTGCCAATATCAATGCTAGAATCGTGCGTCGCTATTCGCCTTATTATGTCTTGCCATTTTCTTTTACTACAATGTTTGGAATCGCACTTTTACTTACCATTGCTGGTTTTTTTGATTTAGGATTTTTGGTTTTTGAGATTTTACTCTTTTTTATGATTGGAATGCTTGGATTTATTATCCCTAATACCACCACTTTAGCAATGGCTAGATTCAAAGAAAATTCCGGTAGTGCTTCTGCAATACTTGGCGCGATTCAATTTACTTTAGCTGGAGGAATTTCCTTTGTTGTAAGTTATTTAGAAGCAAATAGCCCACTACCTTTAGCACTCATTATTACAATATGTCTCATCATTGCTTGTAGAATCTATCTCCTTCTTAACGCAAAAAGAATAAAGCAATACAAAAGACAATGGGGTTTAAAATAA
- the rmuC gene encoding DNA recombination protein RmuC, protein MEYVVLILVVTLVALVAWVVFQKYHLGKEIWNLKTHLEALQNLEGEQRQKLEAITQSYYESLRNNTKLQGQLERMEDLQKINVEQKEKIEEMTILYQNTLAKKAEAQTQLESQTKLLNSLEQKYAQSLATLKAEFEQSIQNQSQRMLEQNKLHLMEDSKKILDSIFSPVQESLKEYKESLVANEIKLETNIKNMFAYSQEIGQNADKLAQILKGDKKIRGNFAEIQLKNVLEHSGLIEGEQYKLEAHFVHEGSGYRPDAVVYLDKQKSIIIDSKFPLPNDFSFELLDRSVCQEIAQNLKNRIDELAKKPYANFETYTYEFVLLFIPYQNILDLALSVDNGIYQYAYSKKVYLTTPHTLFMALKTIEVSWTYIESDEKVMKALGDIRNFYGKFEGIVEDFEKLKALIGKLGKQSDEMEAKMISGRGSLASRFQKLGEVEKKIGKKLLE, encoded by the coding sequence ATGGAGTATGTGGTTTTAATACTTGTTGTGACACTCGTTGCTTTGGTGGCGTGGGTTGTATTTCAAAAATATCATTTAGGTAAAGAGATTTGGAATCTAAAGACTCACTTAGAAGCTTTACAGAATCTTGAAGGGGAGCAAAGACAAAAGCTAGAAGCAATCACTCAAAGTTATTATGAATCTTTGCGAAACAATACAAAACTTCAAGGGCAATTAGAGCGAATGGAAGATTTGCAAAAAATCAATGTAGAACAAAAAGAAAAAATAGAAGAAATGACAATCCTTTATCAAAATACACTCGCCAAAAAGGCAGAAGCACAAACTCAACTTGAATCTCAAACAAAGCTTTTAAATTCTCTTGAACAAAAATACGCACAAAGCCTTGCTACTCTTAAAGCCGAGTTTGAACAATCAATTCAGAATCAATCACAGCGAATGTTAGAACAAAATAAACTTCATCTTATGGAGGATTCTAAAAAGATACTTGATTCCATCTTTTCTCCCGTGCAAGAAAGTCTAAAAGAGTATAAAGAAAGTTTGGTAGCCAATGAAATAAAACTAGAGACAAATATTAAAAATATGTTTGCTTATAGTCAAGAAATAGGGCAAAATGCTGATAAACTCGCGCAGATTCTAAAAGGAGATAAAAAAATCCGCGGAAATTTTGCAGAGATTCAACTTAAAAATGTGCTAGAGCATAGTGGATTAATAGAAGGGGAGCAATATAAACTTGAAGCACATTTTGTGCATGAGGGAAGTGGGTATCGTCCTGATGCGGTGGTATATTTGGATAAACAAAAGAGTATTATTATTGATTCTAAGTTTCCTTTGCCTAATGACTTTAGCTTTGAATTGCTAGATAGGAGTGTGTGTCAAGAGATTGCCCAAAATCTTAAAAATCGAATTGATGAACTTGCTAAAAAACCTTATGCTAATTTTGAGACTTACACTTATGAATTTGTGCTACTTTTTATCCCTTATCAAAATATCCTTGATCTTGCACTAAGCGTGGATAATGGAATTTATCAATATGCTTATTCAAAAAAGGTTTATCTCACTACTCCACATACGCTTTTTATGGCATTAAAGACCATTGAAGTTAGCTGGACTTACATTGAAAGTGATGAAAAAGTCATGAAGGCTTTGGGGGATATTAGAAACTTCTATGGGAAATTTGAAGGGATTGTGGAGGATTTTGAAAAGCTAAAAGCGCTCATTGGAAAACTGGGAAAACAAAGTGATGAAATGGAGGCTAAAATGATAAGTGGGCGAGGCAGTCTTGCATCAAGATTTCAAAAGCTTGGGGAAGTGGAAAAAAAGATTGGCAAAAAATTATTGGAATAG
- the fliR gene encoding flagellar biosynthetic protein FliR — protein MEFLAYLTEGNVINFLLLLLRFAGIIAFFPFFENQLISTQIKGIFIFWLTILFLPLVTTMPPSNLSILEFIIAGITEIMLGFLASFALQIVFGMISFGGEVISFAMGLTIANAYDPVTGAQKPIVGQLLTLLALMVVLALDYHHLFLYFVGESIKEIPLGGFLYSHNYISYIIKAFSNLFVIGLTMSFPIIALILLSDIIFGMIMKAHPQFNLLAIGFPVKIAVAFAVLIVIVPAIMIHFKKEFLSAIDALTILFQ, from the coding sequence ATGGAGTTTTTAGCCTATCTTACTGAAGGGAATGTTATCAACTTCCTTTTGCTTCTTTTGCGATTTGCTGGTATCATCGCCTTTTTTCCTTTTTTTGAAAATCAACTCATTAGCACACAAATCAAAGGTATTTTTATTTTTTGGCTAACTATTTTGTTTCTTCCACTAGTAACAACAATGCCACCAAGCAATCTATCTATTTTAGAATTTATTATCGCAGGAATCACCGAAATTATGCTAGGTTTTTTGGCTTCCTTTGCCTTACAAATTGTTTTTGGAATGATTTCTTTTGGCGGAGAAGTGATTTCTTTTGCTATGGGATTAACCATTGCTAATGCCTATGATCCCGTAACAGGCGCACAAAAACCAATTGTGGGGCAACTTCTCACACTTCTTGCTTTGATGGTTGTTCTAGCACTTGATTATCATCATTTATTTTTGTATTTTGTAGGAGAAAGCATTAAAGAGATTCCATTGGGTGGCTTTTTATATTCTCATAATTATATTTCTTATATCATAAAAGCTTTTTCTAATCTTTTTGTCATCGGACTAACTATGTCTTTTCCTATTATTGCCCTCATTTTACTTTCTGATATTATTTTTGGAATGATTATGAAAGCTCACCCTCAATTTAACCTTCTTGCCATCGGTTTTCCTGTAAAAATCGCTGTTGCCTTTGCTGTTTTAATTGTTATTGTTCCTGCCATTATGATTCACTTTAAGAAAGAATTCTTAAGCGCCATTGATGCACTTACGATTCTATTCCAATAA
- a CDS encoding ABC transporter ATP-binding protein, whose translation MLLEAKNLSFGYEKPIIENLNFRAKEGEIISIMGVSGSGKSTLLHLLSSFLKPQNGEVSLFDLNIYSLPQKELLALRRKKIGIIFQSHYLFLGFSAYENLQVASLLSGEKIDKSLLKLFGIEQVLDHNIGALSGGQQQRLSIARILTKKPQIIFADEPTGNLDRETAMNVMESLFAYVRSNHSLLIFVTHDPLLAHKASRSYKLENATLKTLE comes from the coding sequence ATGTTGTTAGAAGCCAAAAATCTTTCTTTTGGCTATGAAAAGCCAATTATAGAGAATCTTAACTTCCGAGCTAAAGAAGGTGAGATTATCTCCATAATGGGTGTAAGTGGGAGTGGAAAAAGCACTCTTTTGCACTTACTTTCTTCATTTTTAAAGCCTCAAAATGGTGAAGTCTCTCTCTTTGATTTAAACATTTATTCTCTCCCACAAAAAGAACTTTTAGCCCTAAGGCGTAAAAAAATTGGTATTATTTTTCAATCCCACTATCTTTTTTTAGGCTTTAGTGCTTATGAGAATCTGCAAGTTGCGTCGCTTTTAAGTGGAGAAAAAATTGATAAATCCCTACTTAAACTCTTTGGGATTGAACAGGTTTTAGATCACAATATCGGCGCTTTGAGTGGCGGACAACAGCAGAGATTGTCCATTGCTAGAATCCTAACTAAAAAGCCACAAATTATTTTTGCTGATGAGCCTACAGGCAATCTTGATAGAGAAACAGCTATGAATGTAATGGAATCACTTTTTGCTTATGTGCGCTCCAATCATTCACTCTTAATTTTTGTTACCCACGATCCCCTTTTGGCGCATAAAGCCTCCCGTTCCTATAAACTAGAAAATGCAACTCTAAAAACTTTGGAATAA
- the tsf gene encoding translation elongation factor Ts, giving the protein MAEISAQLVKQLREMTDAGMMDCKKALVETNGDLEKAVEYLREKGLSKAAKKADRVAAEGSISIQVSPDFKKASMVEINSETDFVAKNEGFKELSAKTIAIIQDSSVSSAEELHTLNLDGTKFEEYLKTQIAKIGENIVVRRIAKVEAKGSGIVNAYVHSNGRVGVIIALKCQKEDNVAKLADLTKNLCMHAAAMKPQVISYHSFDMDFIKREKTALIAELEKENEELKRLGKPLHKIPQYISQLELTDEIIAKQEEALKADLKAQGKPEAIWDKILPGQIERFKADSTLLDQRLTLLGQFFVMDDKKTIAQVLAEKGKELGDSIEVVEYVRFELGEGIEKQECNFADEVAAQLG; this is encoded by the coding sequence ATGGCAGAAATTAGTGCCCAACTCGTTAAACAACTAAGAGAAATGACTGATGCAGGAATGATGGACTGCAAAAAAGCCCTAGTTGAAACCAATGGAGACTTAGAAAAAGCTGTAGAATACCTACGCGAAAAAGGCTTAAGCAAAGCCGCTAAAAAGGCAGATAGAGTAGCCGCTGAGGGGAGTATTAGCATTCAAGTTTCACCTGATTTCAAAAAAGCAAGTATGGTAGAAATTAACTCTGAAACCGATTTTGTGGCTAAAAACGAAGGCTTTAAAGAGCTAAGTGCAAAAACTATTGCTATAATTCAAGATTCTAGTGTTTCTAGCGCTGAGGAATTACACACTCTAAATCTAGATGGCACAAAATTTGAAGAATATCTTAAGACGCAAATTGCAAAAATCGGTGAAAATATCGTTGTTAGAAGAATTGCAAAAGTAGAAGCCAAAGGCAGTGGAATTGTCAATGCTTATGTGCATTCCAATGGTCGTGTTGGCGTTATCATTGCTCTTAAATGCCAAAAAGAAGATAATGTAGCTAAACTAGCAGATCTAACTAAAAATCTTTGTATGCACGCTGCGGCAATGAAGCCACAAGTAATTAGCTACCATTCTTTTGATATGGATTTTATCAAGAGAGAAAAAACCGCTCTCATTGCAGAACTTGAAAAAGAAAACGAAGAATTAAAACGCTTAGGAAAGCCGCTTCACAAAATCCCACAATACATTAGTCAGCTAGAACTTACTGATGAAATTATCGCAAAGCAAGAAGAAGCACTCAAGGCAGACTTAAAAGCACAAGGTAAGCCTGAAGCTATTTGGGATAAAATCCTTCCTGGACAAATTGAACGCTTTAAAGCTGATTCAACTTTACTTGATCAAAGATTAACTTTACTTGGACAATTCTTTGTAATGGATGACAAAAAAACAATCGCGCAAGTTTTAGCAGAAAAAGGTAAAGAACTTGGCGACTCTATTGAAGTAGTTGAATATGTGCGATTTGAATTGGGTGAGGGAATCGAAAAGCAAGAATGCAACTTTGCTGATGAAGTAGCTGCACAGCTTGGTTAA
- the rpsB gene encoding 30S ribosomal protein S2, which translates to MVTMKDLLECGVHFGHQTRRWNPKMKKFIFGVRKNIHIIDLQKTLRYFRYTYNIVRDAAAEGKTIMFVGTKKQASETLKQYAESVNAPYVNYRWLGGMLTNFSTIRKSIRKLEIIEEMESSGQIDLLTKKEKLMIQRKKEKLTQYLGGVRQLKKAPDMIFVIDAAKEKIAVAEARRLGIPVVAPLDTNCDPDMVDYPIPGNDDAIRSIQLFCKEIAEAITEGRAIAGGEIPENNEVSEPASEKEKQEVIEEAMKEEDFTENTENKE; encoded by the coding sequence ATGGTAACAATGAAAGATCTTTTAGAATGTGGTGTGCATTTTGGGCACCAAACAAGACGCTGGAATCCAAAAATGAAAAAATTTATTTTTGGTGTAAGAAAAAATATTCACATTATTGACTTGCAAAAGACTTTGCGTTATTTTCGCTACACTTACAATATCGTAAGAGATGCTGCAGCTGAAGGCAAAACTATTATGTTTGTTGGAACTAAAAAACAAGCAAGTGAAACACTTAAACAATATGCAGAAAGCGTAAATGCACCTTATGTTAATTATCGTTGGCTTGGTGGTATGCTCACTAACTTCTCTACTATTAGAAAATCTATTCGCAAACTTGAAATCATTGAAGAAATGGAATCAAGCGGACAAATTGATTTGCTAACCAAGAAAGAAAAGTTAATGATTCAAAGAAAAAAAGAGAAATTAACTCAATACCTTGGCGGAGTAAGACAACTTAAAAAAGCACCTGATATGATTTTTGTAATTGATGCGGCTAAAGAAAAAATTGCTGTTGCAGAAGCTAGAAGACTTGGGATTCCTGTAGTAGCACCACTTGATACAAACTGCGATCCTGATATGGTAGATTACCCAATTCCTGGAAATGATGATGCAATTCGCTCTATTCAACTTTTCTGTAAAGAAATTGCAGAAGCAATTACTGAAGGAAGAGCTATCGCGGGTGGAGAGATTCCAGAAAACAATGAAGTTTCTGAACCTGCAAGCGAAAAAGAAAAACAAGAAGTAATTGAAGAAGCAATGAAAGAAGAAGATTTCACAGAAAACACTGAAAATAAGGAGTAA
- a CDS encoding phosphate/phosphite/phosphonate ABC transporter substrate-binding protein → MKNILVGAVAYAPQIVPIWDTIRDYANNYFGGKIRLDYVLFSNYERQVEWLINKKIDIAWNTNVAYIRSKFATKDNVEAILMRDTDIGFKSIFVSQEKISNLHSLKGKKFGLGSLDSAQAAIMPLFYLQKEGLKIQESLAQNLSTLQTSNEAVSVIRYNSDVGKHGDTGRSEFDVLEAIKAGILDAGAIGSTTWARILQEGTYPEISSFYASEDYCHCNFTTLKGFDEDLKNTFVSMMLSQNTLKNDPQISQMMKLEGLNQWVVCDQQILSGYDHIIQAMQEQNLINL, encoded by the coding sequence ATGAAAAATATTTTGGTTGGCGCTGTAGCCTATGCGCCCCAAATTGTGCCTATTTGGGATACCATTAGAGATTATGCAAATAATTACTTTGGAGGGAAGATTCGCCTTGATTATGTGCTTTTTAGCAATTATGAAAGACAAGTGGAATGGCTTATTAATAAAAAAATTGATATTGCTTGGAATACCAATGTTGCTTACATACGCTCTAAATTTGCCACAAAAGATAATGTTGAAGCCATTTTAATGCGCGATACAGATATCGGATTTAAAAGTATTTTTGTTAGCCAAGAAAAAATATCCAATCTACATTCCCTAAAAGGCAAAAAGTTTGGACTTGGAAGCTTAGATTCTGCACAAGCTGCTATTATGCCTCTTTTTTATTTGCAAAAAGAGGGCTTAAAGATTCAAGAATCACTAGCGCAAAATTTATCAACCCTGCAAACTTCCAATGAAGCTGTGTCTGTTATTCGTTATAATAGCGATGTTGGCAAGCATGGAGATACAGGTAGAAGCGAATTTGATGTATTAGAAGCCATTAAAGCAGGAATCCTTGATGCAGGTGCAATTGGATCAACGACTTGGGCTAGAATCTTACAAGAAGGGACTTATCCAGAAATTTCAAGCTTTTATGCTAGTGAAGATTACTGCCATTGTAATTTCACTACCCTTAAGGGCTTTGATGAAGATTTAAAAAATACTTTTGTATCAATGATGCTCTCGCAAAACACTCTCAAAAATGATCCACAAATCTCACAAATGATGAAGCTTGAAGGGCTTAATCAATGGGTGGTGTGTGATCAACAAATTTTAAGTGGATATGATCATATTATTCAAGCTATGCAAGAACAAAATCTCATCAATCTCTAA